In the Nerophis ophidion isolate RoL-2023_Sa linkage group LG01, RoL_Noph_v1.0, whole genome shotgun sequence genome, one interval contains:
- the LOC133554632 gene encoding gastrula zinc finger protein XlCGF57.1-like isoform X1, translating to MDDNCYAKMATRREDGKESAPATTRKSSTEKKLKAADKDVHQLIDHEEEHSLRPQGISTLRQEDIHFLQVTEEREELQISQDACLLELKEADPTKLPLTFVSMKTEDHKDKPQDQKLTCHQGGHSLDSTLKQENPDSLHVKEEEKELWISQKQECLLGLEEADPTKLPLTVLYVTKDNEDKLQADKLLAPLSDSEAEDLVGEPLNSDTDFKSDMRTRTDNKHSECSKNKSGKKVFICSVCAKSFAQKVYLTRHMKRHTREKVFSCSVCGKRFVEKRNMDRHMRSHTGEKPFSCSVCGKRFAQKAHMVKHMKRHTGEKLFICSVCGKSFFEKKDMERHMRTHTGEKPFSCSFCIKRFTQKGAMLAHMNTHTGKKVHICSVCGKTFYLNSSMVRHMHMHTGDRLFSCVICGKRFLLKSGVETHMRTHTGEKPFSCSVCSKRFAQKGTMVKHMRTHTGEKRFICSVCGKGFAQQSVMVKHMNTHTGEKPFSCSVCCKRYAEKRALVTHMSKHSAQ from the coding sequence ACGTCCATCAGCTGATTGATCATGAAGAAGAACATTCACTTCGGCCGCAAGGGATCTCCACTTTAAGACAGGAGGATATCCATTTCCTTCAAGTTACAGAGGAAAGAGAGGAACTCCAGATTAGTCAGGATGCGTGTCTTTTAGAGCTGAAGGAGGCTGATCCCACCAAGTTGCCATTGACTTTTGTCTCTATGAAGACTGAAGACCACAAAGACAAACCACAAGACCAGAAGCTGACTTGTCATCAAGGGGGACATTCCCTTGATTCAACTTTGAAGCAGGAGAATCCCGATTCCCTCCACGTTAAAGAGGAAGAGAAGGAACTCTGGATCAGTCAAAAGCAAGAGTGTCTTCTCGGGCTGGAAGAGGCTGATCCCACCAAGTTGCCACTGACTGTTCTCTATGTGACTAAAGACAATGAAGACAAACTACAAGCAGACAaactcttagctccactatcagatagtgaggctgaagactTGGTTGGAGAACCTTTAAACAGCGATACAGACTTCAAGAGTGATATGAGGACTCGtactgacaacaaacactctgaatgcTCTAAAAATAAGagcggtaaaaaagtatttatctGCTCAGTGTGTGCCAAAAGCTTTGCTCAAAAGGTCTATTTGACCCGACACATGAAAAGACACACAagagaaaaagtatttagttgttcagtttgtggtaaaaggtTTGTTGAAAAGAGAAATATGGACAGACACATGAGATCACATACAGGAGAAAAACCCTTCAGTTGTTCTGTCTGTGGTAAAAGATTCGCTCAGAAGGCACATATGGTGAAACACATGAAAaggcacacaggagaaaaactctttatttgttcagtttgtggtaaaagtttCTTTGAAAAGAAAGATAtggaaagacacatgagaacgcacacaggagaaaaacctttcagttgctCTTTCTGCATTAAAAGATTCACCCAGAAGGGAGCTATGTTGGCACACATGAACACGCACACGGGGAAAAAAGTCCACATTTGTTCAGTTTGTGGAAAAACATTCTATCTGAATTCAAGTATGGTAagacacatgcacatgcacacagGGGACAGACTCTTTAGTTGTGTAATTTGTGGTAAAAGATTCCTTCTAAAGTCAGGTGTGGAAactcacatgagaacacacacaggagaaaagccCTTTAGTTGCTCTGTCTGTAGTAAACGGTTCGCTCAAAAGGGAACTATGgtaaaacacatgagaacacacacgggagaaaagCGATTTATTTGTTCAGTTTGCGGAAAAGGATTCGCTCAGCAGTCCGTTATGGTAAAACACATGAACacgcacacgggagaaaaaccctttagttgttcagtttgctGTAAAAGATACGCTGAAAAGAGAGCGCTTGTAACACACATGAGTAAACACTCGGCACAATGA
- the LOC133554632 gene encoding oocyte zinc finger protein XlCOF6.1-like isoform X2, producing the protein MKTEDHKDKPQDQKLTCHQGGHSLDSTLKQENPDSLHVKEEEKELWISQKQECLLGLEEADPTKLPLTVLYVTKDNEDKLQADKLLAPLSDSEAEDLVGEPLNSDTDFKSDMRTRTDNKHSECSKNKSGKKVFICSVCAKSFAQKVYLTRHMKRHTREKVFSCSVCGKRFVEKRNMDRHMRSHTGEKPFSCSVCGKRFAQKAHMVKHMKRHTGEKLFICSVCGKSFFEKKDMERHMRTHTGEKPFSCSFCIKRFTQKGAMLAHMNTHTGKKVHICSVCGKTFYLNSSMVRHMHMHTGDRLFSCVICGKRFLLKSGVETHMRTHTGEKPFSCSVCSKRFAQKGTMVKHMRTHTGEKRFICSVCGKGFAQQSVMVKHMNTHTGEKPFSCSVCCKRYAEKRALVTHMSKHSAQ; encoded by the coding sequence ATGAAGACTGAAGACCACAAAGACAAACCACAAGACCAGAAGCTGACTTGTCATCAAGGGGGACATTCCCTTGATTCAACTTTGAAGCAGGAGAATCCCGATTCCCTCCACGTTAAAGAGGAAGAGAAGGAACTCTGGATCAGTCAAAAGCAAGAGTGTCTTCTCGGGCTGGAAGAGGCTGATCCCACCAAGTTGCCACTGACTGTTCTCTATGTGACTAAAGACAATGAAGACAAACTACAAGCAGACAaactcttagctccactatcagatagtgaggctgaagactTGGTTGGAGAACCTTTAAACAGCGATACAGACTTCAAGAGTGATATGAGGACTCGtactgacaacaaacactctgaatgcTCTAAAAATAAGagcggtaaaaaagtatttatctGCTCAGTGTGTGCCAAAAGCTTTGCTCAAAAGGTCTATTTGACCCGACACATGAAAAGACACACAagagaaaaagtatttagttgttcagtttgtggtaaaaggtTTGTTGAAAAGAGAAATATGGACAGACACATGAGATCACATACAGGAGAAAAACCCTTCAGTTGTTCTGTCTGTGGTAAAAGATTCGCTCAGAAGGCACATATGGTGAAACACATGAAAaggcacacaggagaaaaactctttatttgttcagtttgtggtaaaagtttCTTTGAAAAGAAAGATAtggaaagacacatgagaacgcacacaggagaaaaacctttcagttgctCTTTCTGCATTAAAAGATTCACCCAGAAGGGAGCTATGTTGGCACACATGAACACGCACACGGGGAAAAAAGTCCACATTTGTTCAGTTTGTGGAAAAACATTCTATCTGAATTCAAGTATGGTAagacacatgcacatgcacacagGGGACAGACTCTTTAGTTGTGTAATTTGTGGTAAAAGATTCCTTCTAAAGTCAGGTGTGGAAactcacatgagaacacacacaggagaaaagccCTTTAGTTGCTCTGTCTGTAGTAAACGGTTCGCTCAAAAGGGAACTATGgtaaaacacatgagaacacacacgggagaaaagCGATTTATTTGTTCAGTTTGCGGAAAAGGATTCGCTCAGCAGTCCGTTATGGTAAAACACATGAACacgcacacgggagaaaaaccctttagttgttcagtttgctGTAAAAGATACGCTGAAAAGAGAGCGCTTGTAACACACATGAGTAAACACTCGGCACAATGA